A section of the Stenotrophomonas sp. 364 genome encodes:
- a CDS encoding alpha/beta fold hydrolase: protein MRRFALLSLLLACANSHAATLNILSADSRADAPLGVSISGMRPTDVVELRLAMRDSKGTRWRSNAVYRADLEGRVDPSTTAAEAGSYTGVDQTGLFWSMKPDGPGRPSPFLVKRREGDLRFEPAIFTLDMVIEGKVVETIELRRWIDGEDVSAFTVKSPGLVANIYAPRGVLTDGRRHPVVITLGGSEGGIESANMYAAWLASHGFLAMSVAYYRMPGLPTDLVRVPIDPVSVAVDWLQEQRYVDASGIGVLGGSWGGTIAMAAASHDQRLRAVVSIVGSPAPFRGIRRDIAPADFRAVDEPGLTLKGKDLPFLPYREDLRWLDEEDATAQSALKSAMLPIENINGPLMLVAAGDDRLGSSGEMAAVASRYLAKHHRDTSDEIVYFSDAGHLISPFWQPTSYRHDLGPYLQVGGTPEGYARADREGGAAIIRFLRSALKSDRESLPSSK, encoded by the coding sequence ATGCGTCGATTCGCCCTCCTATCGCTTCTTTTGGCGTGCGCCAATAGTCATGCCGCGACACTGAACATCCTCTCGGCAGACAGTCGCGCTGACGCCCCACTGGGGGTGTCCATCTCAGGCATGCGGCCCACGGATGTCGTTGAGCTCAGGCTGGCCATGCGTGACTCCAAGGGCACCCGCTGGCGCTCCAACGCGGTTTATCGAGCGGATCTGGAGGGCAGGGTTGACCCCTCGACGACGGCCGCCGAGGCCGGTAGCTATACGGGGGTCGATCAGACGGGACTGTTCTGGTCGATGAAACCGGACGGTCCAGGAAGGCCTTCGCCTTTCCTCGTCAAAAGGCGGGAGGGAGACCTGCGATTCGAGCCTGCGATTTTCACGCTCGACATGGTTATTGAAGGAAAGGTCGTGGAAACCATCGAACTCCGTCGCTGGATCGACGGCGAGGACGTCTCCGCGTTCACTGTGAAGTCTCCGGGCCTGGTCGCCAACATTTATGCACCCAGGGGAGTGCTGACAGACGGTCGCCGTCATCCCGTCGTCATTACGCTCGGTGGCTCCGAGGGTGGCATCGAGAGCGCAAACATGTATGCCGCGTGGCTTGCCTCGCATGGGTTCTTGGCCATGTCAGTGGCCTACTACCGCATGCCTGGCTTGCCTACCGACCTCGTGCGGGTTCCGATTGATCCTGTGTCGGTGGCCGTGGATTGGCTGCAAGAGCAACGCTACGTGGACGCGTCTGGAATAGGTGTGTTGGGAGGGTCCTGGGGCGGCACGATTGCCATGGCGGCCGCGTCGCATGACCAGCGCCTGCGCGCTGTGGTCTCGATAGTGGGAAGTCCCGCCCCCTTCCGAGGTATACGGCGCGATATCGCACCGGCTGACTTCCGTGCGGTCGATGAGCCCGGTCTGACGTTGAAGGGGAAAGATCTGCCCTTCCTGCCGTATAGAGAGGATTTGCGATGGCTTGATGAGGAAGACGCTACGGCGCAGTCGGCGTTGAAATCTGCCATGTTGCCGATCGAGAATATCAACGGCCCGCTCATGCTTGTAGCGGCGGGAGACGATCGGCTTGGTTCGTCTGGTGAGATGGCGGCGGTGGCGAGTCGCTATTTGGCGAAGCATCATCGTGATACGTCGGACGAAATCGTCTATTTCAGTGATGCCGGGCACTTGATCTCCCCGTTCTGGCAGCCAACCTCCTATCGACACGACCTGGGTCCTTACCTGCAAGTGGGCGGCACTCCTGAGGGGTACGCGCGCGCGGATCGCGAAGGCGGTGCGGCTATCATCCGGTTCCTGCGGTCGGCACTGAAAAGTGACCGTGAATCGCTCCCGTCGTCGAAGTGA
- a CDS encoding LytTR family DNA-binding domain-containing protein, whose amino-acid sequence MIRTLIVDDMSLARGRLIRLLASEPDVTIVGETSTLEAAVERANVGDVDLILLDIGLPDGSGVDLVQHLEERVPHIVFITAYSAHAVRAFEIGALDYLLKPVDPHRLQLAMRRVRERLGGKVEHTVRVAVQSGDRTVYLLPADIDYVDVAGHYVCIHVGKDTYLRRDSMASLAEALEPSGFLRIHRSSLVNVRRIAALRSARNQDALLELIDGTTLRVSRQFRTQLDANLPRLP is encoded by the coding sequence ATGATTCGCACGTTGATTGTTGACGACATGTCTCTTGCGCGAGGGCGACTCATTCGGCTGCTGGCGAGCGAACCTGACGTCACCATCGTAGGGGAGACATCAACGTTGGAAGCTGCGGTTGAGCGTGCGAACGTTGGGGATGTCGATCTCATTCTTCTCGATATCGGGTTGCCGGATGGCAGCGGCGTGGATCTCGTGCAGCATCTTGAGGAACGGGTGCCGCACATCGTCTTCATCACCGCTTACAGTGCACACGCCGTTCGCGCCTTCGAGATCGGGGCATTGGACTACTTGCTAAAGCCGGTGGATCCCCACCGGCTACAGTTGGCCATGCGTCGTGTCCGGGAGCGCTTGGGGGGTAAGGTCGAGCACACCGTGCGCGTAGCGGTTCAATCGGGCGATCGGACGGTCTATCTGTTGCCGGCAGACATTGACTATGTCGACGTAGCTGGCCATTACGTGTGCATCCACGTGGGGAAGGACACGTATCTGCGCCGCGATAGCATGGCAAGTCTTGCGGAGGCGTTGGAGCCGAGCGGGTTCCTCCGTATCCACCGATCCTCATTGGTGAATGTAAGGCGCATCGCAGCACTTCGTTCCGCGCGAAACCAGGACGCTCTATTGGAACTCATTGACGGCACGACCCTTCGGGTCAGTCGACAGTTCCGCACACAACTCGACGCCAATTTGCCGCGATTGCCGTAG
- a CDS encoding histidine kinase, which yields MSKSNTIPTRLNTWMPGNQSILRVRWRWVGLSWLVLAFAYTPAVVLTSRSDGARSASDLLHAFLFLVGSYTPWALATPMLFGLSERWIIGSGRSAYHLIWVALFGLPAILLLTGAGWGLGHGVLSMFGFAGQGPLDLHSSQRALVATALFSIPLYLAVMGVGQLLAHTALKSERERLLARLNEEALRSRLHQHFIFNALNAIGELGYRDAPKADRALGHVANLLRALLESAPAVALRDEIGVCAEFIELHQVLSGNITFIAEIEPGAWDASVPSMVLQPLLENAIQHGADTDGAVGIKIWANLQDGDLVISVVNSVNGSSSGGLGIGLDHLRKRLVLAHGAGASLTTQYGENRFTASIRLPLMEHYQP from the coding sequence TTGAGCAAGTCGAACACCATCCCCACGCGCTTAAACACTTGGATGCCTGGCAATCAGTCCATCTTGAGAGTTCGATGGCGTTGGGTTGGACTGTCTTGGCTCGTGCTTGCGTTTGCCTACACACCTGCCGTTGTCTTGACGAGCCGATCAGATGGCGCGCGTAGCGCTTCGGATCTCCTGCATGCCTTCTTGTTTCTCGTCGGCAGCTACACGCCATGGGCATTGGCCACCCCCATGCTGTTCGGTCTCTCGGAACGATGGATCATCGGATCTGGCCGGTCTGCGTACCACCTGATCTGGGTTGCATTGTTCGGTCTTCCAGCGATTCTCCTTCTAACAGGGGCGGGATGGGGATTGGGGCATGGCGTCTTGAGTATGTTCGGATTTGCTGGGCAAGGGCCGTTGGATCTGCACAGCAGTCAGCGTGCTTTGGTGGCCACCGCTCTATTTTCCATACCGCTTTACCTGGCTGTCATGGGGGTAGGGCAGCTGTTGGCCCATACGGCCCTGAAAAGCGAGCGTGAGCGGCTTCTGGCGCGTTTGAACGAAGAAGCATTGAGATCACGGCTACACCAGCACTTCATCTTCAATGCGCTCAATGCCATCGGCGAGCTTGGATATCGTGATGCTCCCAAAGCCGACCGGGCGTTGGGACATGTTGCAAACTTGCTTCGAGCATTGCTGGAAAGCGCGCCTGCGGTGGCGTTGAGGGACGAGATCGGGGTATGCGCTGAATTCATCGAGTTGCATCAGGTGCTGTCCGGCAACATTACGTTCATTGCGGAGATCGAGCCTGGTGCTTGGGATGCGTCCGTCCCTTCGATGGTGTTGCAGCCGCTTTTAGAGAATGCCATCCAACACGGCGCGGATACTGACGGGGCAGTCGGGATCAAAATTTGGGCCAACCTTCAAGACGGGGACCTTGTCATCAGTGTGGTGAACTCAGTCAATGGAAGCTCATCTGGCGGTCTGGGCATTGGCTTGGACCACCTCCGGAAACGATTGGTACTGGCGCACGGGGCTGGTGCATCCTTGACGACCCAATATGGGGAAAATCGGTTCACTGCTTCAATCCGTCTTCCGCTGATGGAACACTATCAACCATGA
- a CDS encoding MFS transporter: MSNNVVDVASAPDSVTRESGEPSSSAWVAVFSLAMGVFGLLTAEYLPASLLTPMAADLAVSEALAGQAVTVTAVVALFAGLLVPRLTRSIDRRLVLLSFTGLMILSNALVALSSSMGVLLVMRVLLGVALGGFWSMAAAVAMRLVPPQRVPRALSIIFSGIAVGTVVSVPLGSYLGGLLGWRSAFWAATAVGGLTLAFQWFTLPRMAPRKAAVPESVVGLLRRPRVAVGMLGCVLAHTGQYALFTYIRPTLESLGQMSADGLALILLGFGVANFVGTLLAGWLMERSLKVTLVIMPALVGVAALGMLLLPVGVGGLAILVALWGLAFGGVPVAWSSWVARAVPDQAESAGGMVVAAVQSSIAAGAALGGLVFGLGGIVAVLTVAATVMLLASLLIALRVRVSSATVSAGPAFHI, translated from the coding sequence ATGAGCAATAACGTAGTGGATGTCGCAAGCGCGCCTGATTCTGTGACCCGGGAGAGCGGGGAGCCGTCTTCATCGGCATGGGTGGCCGTGTTTTCGCTGGCCATGGGTGTCTTCGGGCTACTCACGGCCGAGTACCTGCCTGCCAGCCTGTTGACGCCGATGGCGGCCGACCTGGCGGTGTCGGAGGCGCTGGCCGGTCAAGCCGTGACGGTCACCGCGGTTGTGGCCCTGTTCGCTGGCCTGCTGGTGCCGCGGCTGACCCGTTCGATCGACAGGCGCCTGGTGTTGTTGAGTTTCACGGGTCTGATGATCCTCTCCAACGCCTTGGTGGCGTTATCGTCCAGCATGGGCGTCCTGCTGGTGATGCGCGTCCTGCTGGGTGTCGCGCTGGGCGGCTTCTGGAGCATGGCAGCGGCCGTGGCCATGCGGTTGGTGCCGCCACAGCGCGTGCCTCGCGCGCTGTCCATCATCTTCAGCGGCATTGCGGTGGGCACGGTGGTGTCGGTTCCGTTGGGGAGCTACCTCGGCGGGCTGCTGGGCTGGCGCAGTGCCTTCTGGGCGGCGACGGCGGTAGGTGGACTCACGTTAGCGTTCCAGTGGTTCACGCTGCCCCGAATGGCCCCTCGCAAGGCGGCAGTTCCCGAGTCGGTGGTGGGGCTCCTGCGCAGGCCCCGCGTTGCGGTCGGCATGCTCGGCTGCGTTCTGGCGCACACCGGTCAGTACGCGCTCTTCACCTATATCCGCCCGACGTTGGAGAGCCTGGGGCAGATGAGCGCCGATGGCCTGGCCCTGATTCTGCTCGGATTCGGCGTGGCGAATTTCGTTGGTACCCTGCTGGCCGGCTGGCTCATGGAGCGCAGTTTGAAAGTCACCTTGGTGATCATGCCTGCCCTGGTGGGCGTAGCCGCGCTCGGCATGCTCCTGTTGCCGGTGGGCGTGGGCGGGCTGGCGATCCTGGTCGCGCTCTGGGGCCTGGCCTTCGGTGGCGTGCCTGTGGCCTGGTCGAGCTGGGTTGCGCGTGCGGTGCCCGATCAGGCCGAGAGTGCCGGCGGGATGGTGGTCGCTGCCGTGCAGTCCTCCATCGCCGCGGGGGCCGCCTTGGGTGGCCTGGTGTTCGGGCTGGGGGGCATTGTTGCTGTCCTTACTGTAGCCGCGACGGTGATGCTGCTGGCCAGCCTACTCATCGCGCTCCGGGTCAGGGTGAGCTCGGCGACGGTCTCGGCGGGTCCGGCGTTTCACATCTAG
- a CDS encoding AraC family transcriptional regulator: MSHVPPQPSHLISELLTGMRLHGVQYRRIQTGPTFGLGFPPKPGHAYFHYLAVGTAILRGADGSQHLLSAGDVVLLPRGEGHALLSGEDHPVQFLDTIDAAPLGDTVSGIDTCPSTHAVPSAVLFHGCMVVDLGGMQGLSKVMPAVMLVDGDGNRFPGLLPMVDAMKREVCSGRIGFAGILARLADAVAAMIVRDWIERGCDGASGPVMALRDPRLSLALLALHRDPGRDWTVEALAAESNISRSVFADRFQAVIGTAPLRYVTELRMQLASQWLTHQSLSIEVVAERLGYASQAAFSRAYKRVMGHSPGATRRGRALASP; encoded by the coding sequence ATGAGCCACGTTCCACCCCAGCCCTCCCACCTGATCAGCGAGCTGCTGACCGGCATGCGGCTGCATGGCGTTCAATACCGTCGCATTCAGACCGGGCCGACCTTTGGGCTTGGATTTCCGCCGAAGCCAGGCCATGCCTATTTCCATTACCTGGCAGTGGGCACCGCGATCCTTCGCGGCGCGGACGGCAGCCAACACCTTCTCTCTGCCGGGGATGTCGTGCTTCTTCCGCGCGGAGAAGGCCACGCGTTGCTGTCGGGCGAGGACCATCCCGTCCAGTTCCTGGACACGATAGACGCCGCCCCATTGGGTGACACGGTGAGTGGCATAGACACATGCCCGAGCACCCATGCCGTGCCAAGCGCCGTGCTCTTCCACGGATGCATGGTGGTCGATCTGGGGGGCATGCAAGGGTTGAGCAAGGTGATGCCGGCGGTGATGTTGGTCGATGGCGACGGCAATCGGTTCCCCGGGCTGTTGCCGATGGTCGACGCGATGAAGCGCGAGGTGTGCTCCGGACGCATTGGCTTTGCAGGCATACTCGCCCGGCTGGCGGATGCCGTTGCCGCCATGATCGTCCGCGACTGGATCGAGCGCGGGTGCGACGGCGCCTCCGGCCCGGTCATGGCCCTGCGCGACCCCCGTCTATCGCTGGCGTTGCTTGCCCTGCACAGGGACCCTGGGCGTGACTGGACCGTCGAAGCGCTGGCGGCAGAATCCAACATCTCACGCTCTGTTTTTGCAGACCGGTTCCAAGCCGTCATTGGCACCGCGCCCCTGCGGTACGTGACTGAGCTGCGCATGCAATTGGCCAGCCAATGGCTGACGCACCAGAGCCTGTCCATCGAGGTCGTGGCAGAGCGTCTCGGCTACGCGTCGCAGGCAGCGTTCAGTCGCGCGTATAAGCGCGTCATGGGGCACTCTCCTGGAGCGACTCGGCGCGGGCGCGCCTTGGCCTCGCCATAG
- a CDS encoding H-NS family nucleoid-associated regulatory protein → MPRKTSNNSSASLLDLPAGATPSGTATDKALLRAATKEAYKRVNLLLSAYFEDFSPAQQRRIREAIGASARPTPSKQAKVPKVPKAPKAPKEDLPPRFWLPFSGETWSGRGRPPAAFLAWEGTVAHTEWKKRHPGERFPTYPG, encoded by the coding sequence ATGCCCCGCAAGACCTCGAACAATTCCTCCGCGTCGCTGCTGGACCTCCCTGCCGGCGCGACCCCGTCGGGAACAGCAACGGACAAGGCACTTCTCCGTGCAGCGACCAAGGAAGCCTACAAGCGCGTCAACCTGCTCCTGAGCGCTTACTTCGAGGATTTCAGCCCGGCGCAGCAGCGCAGGATCCGCGAAGCGATCGGAGCGAGCGCCCGTCCGACGCCATCTAAACAGGCCAAGGTTCCCAAGGTTCCGAAGGCACCCAAGGCTCCAAAGGAAGACCTGCCGCCCCGGTTCTGGCTGCCCTTCAGTGGTGAGACGTGGTCGGGACGAGGACGCCCCCCAGCCGCCTTCCTCGCCTGGGAAGGCACCGTTGCCCATACCGAGTGGAAGAAGCGGCACCCCGGCGAGCGATTCCCGACCTACCCAGGCTGA
- a CDS encoding GNAT family N-acetyltransferase: MKLAHPDLPVDAILRDRVVAGRLDNRTVEFLATKGGGEVGLLIFDHWPSNNVGIIHEIYVLQAFRGRGVGTKLLAFAERYALDHGCSSLQLTARSLDSDFMSNSNLHDWYGSHGFTGADSEAPTMKKALLTDPATDSLSHT; the protein is encoded by the coding sequence ATGAAACTTGCCCATCCTGATCTACCTGTCGATGCGATATTGCGCGATCGCGTCGTGGCAGGTCGGCTTGATAATAGAACTGTAGAGTTTCTGGCTACTAAGGGCGGAGGCGAAGTCGGCTTGCTCATCTTTGACCATTGGCCATCCAACAATGTTGGCATCATTCACGAGATTTACGTCCTACAAGCCTTTAGAGGACGAGGGGTGGGCACGAAGTTGCTTGCGTTCGCTGAGAGGTATGCCTTGGATCATGGATGCAGCTCCCTTCAGCTGACAGCCCGTAGTCTCGATTCGGATTTCATGAGTAACTCAAATTTGCACGATTGGTACGGTAGCCATGGCTTCACGGGTGCTGACTCAGAAGCGCCGACGATGAAGAAAGCGCTGCTGACCGATCCTGCGACTGATTCGCTCAGCCATACGTAG
- a CDS encoding MBL fold metallo-hydrolase, translating to MNASIVERALPTLQIGGFLIQAISDGHLTASLDLLSHIDPAEAAQLQLKAGVSDPSSIHINTYLVRGKDRTILIDAGAGGIKGWGGELRGNLLRAGVQPTDVDTILLTHAHPDHVGGLLDAQGHPVFPNAELLIHPCELSFWEDDGNLARSNDRARGNFLLARQVFAGYRRNLRLLAEGDVLPGISMVPLPGHTPGHTGYRVESEGRSALIWGDIVHFPHIQIARPDVSIAFDQDPQRAAAARSALLDMVSADRLIAAGMHLGELGFARIQRIGRRYAFTYAG from the coding sequence ATGAACGCATCCATCGTTGAACGGGCTCTGCCCACCCTCCAGATCGGTGGCTTCCTGATCCAAGCGATCAGCGATGGCCATCTGACCGCCAGTTTGGATCTGCTCTCCCACATTGATCCGGCCGAGGCCGCGCAGCTACAGCTGAAGGCAGGGGTCAGCGACCCGTCCTCGATCCACATCAACACCTACCTGGTGCGGGGGAAGGACCGCACGATCCTCATCGACGCCGGTGCCGGGGGGATCAAGGGCTGGGGAGGGGAGTTGAGGGGCAATCTATTGCGAGCCGGTGTGCAGCCCACGGATGTGGATACGATCTTGCTCACGCATGCGCATCCTGATCATGTTGGCGGTCTGCTCGATGCTCAAGGTCACCCCGTCTTCCCCAATGCGGAGCTGCTCATACACCCATGCGAGCTGTCCTTCTGGGAGGACGACGGCAACCTTGCCCGCAGCAATGATCGTGCCCGGGGCAACTTCCTCCTCGCACGGCAGGTGTTCGCCGGATATCGCCGCAACTTGCGCCTGTTGGCCGAGGGCGATGTACTCCCCGGTATCAGCATGGTTCCGCTGCCAGGCCATACGCCAGGTCACACCGGCTATCGGGTGGAATCGGAGGGCCGCAGTGCGTTGATCTGGGGTGACATCGTGCATTTTCCCCACATCCAAATTGCCCGGCCCGACGTATCCATCGCGTTCGACCAGGATCCGCAGCGGGCTGCAGCGGCCCGTTCAGCGCTTTTGGATATGGTCAGTGCAGATCGGTTGATCGCGGCCGGCATGCACTTGGGTGAGCTGGGGTTTGCTCGCATCCAGCGCATCGGAAGGCGTTATGCCTTCACCTACGCCGGATGA
- a CDS encoding sugar ABC transporter: MIYTVECSYSDSASEEEWNDFYSLHKLPALISVRGFHTSQRFRACGAGCPTYLALHSIDGLDVLQGDEYARKGGGNFARWQQHITDWHRNLYGGLDRAPTVEQADYLLVSRVGPEPIIAMGIAPEPLHAVALDHAPAALWLARLPAGMVPARESFPSGVHAYAPMTAQLKSVSDAGRSGAETHPDA, encoded by the coding sequence ATGATCTACACCGTCGAATGCAGCTATTCCGACTCCGCCAGCGAGGAGGAATGGAACGATTTCTACAGCCTGCACAAACTGCCTGCGCTCATTTCCGTGCGGGGGTTCCACACCTCGCAGCGCTTCAGGGCATGTGGTGCAGGGTGCCCGACCTACCTTGCCCTTCACTCGATAGACGGCCTGGACGTCCTGCAGGGGGACGAGTATGCCCGGAAGGGAGGGGGCAACTTCGCGCGCTGGCAGCAGCACATCACGGACTGGCATCGAAACCTATACGGTGGCTTGGATCGGGCCCCCACCGTCGAACAGGCCGATTACCTGCTGGTGAGTCGCGTCGGCCCTGAGCCGATCATTGCGATGGGGATTGCCCCCGAGCCCTTGCATGCGGTTGCGCTGGATCACGCGCCGGCAGCGCTCTGGCTTGCGCGCCTTCCGGCCGGGATGGTTCCAGCCAGGGAGTCCTTTCCCAGTGGGGTGCATGCGTATGCGCCCATGACCGCACAACTCAAGAGCGTGTCCGATGCAGGCCGGTCAGGGGCGGAGACGCACCCAGATGCCTAG
- a CDS encoding LysR substrate-binding domain-containing protein: MRRKIPSSTALTAFEAAARHGSFARAAEELSLTEGAISRQIGRLESFLGVPLFERVGNRVRLLPNGERYAAQVRESLDRLDRDSQYLMGQPKDAASLDIAVTPTFALRWLIPRLPAFSRAHPNITVHLSERTDPFALAGSGFDAAVHFEHPAWAGMRTYPLLQEVLVPVCHPALINGAKARVSLDQLPRLHRRQSPDAWQRYAKDSGIALTNPAVGARYDLHAMLIEAALAGLGVALVPRLYVEAELAQGRLVAPWPQGEAVSKTFCLVLSEPIGLTAGPVQAFAHWLQDEARAARMEADLPATP; this comes from the coding sequence ATGCGCCGGAAGATTCCCAGCAGCACCGCCCTGACCGCTTTCGAGGCCGCCGCCCGCCACGGCAGCTTCGCGCGGGCAGCGGAAGAGCTTTCCCTCACCGAGGGGGCCATCAGCCGCCAGATCGGCAGGCTGGAGTCCTTCCTGGGGGTCCCCCTATTTGAGCGGGTCGGCAATCGCGTCCGCCTGCTGCCCAATGGCGAGCGATACGCCGCCCAAGTCCGCGAGTCGCTGGACCGCTTGGACCGGGACAGCCAATACCTGATGGGCCAACCGAAGGACGCTGCAAGCCTGGACATTGCCGTAACGCCCACCTTCGCGTTGCGATGGCTTATCCCTCGCCTGCCCGCGTTTAGCCGCGCGCATCCGAACATCACCGTGCACCTCTCCGAGCGCACTGACCCGTTCGCGCTTGCCGGCAGTGGATTCGACGCGGCCGTGCACTTCGAGCACCCAGCCTGGGCGGGTATGCGCACTTACCCGCTGCTGCAGGAAGTGCTGGTGCCGGTGTGCCATCCCGCGCTCATCAATGGCGCAAAGGCTCGCGTTTCGCTGGACCAACTGCCGCGGCTACACCGACGACAAAGCCCCGATGCCTGGCAGCGCTACGCCAAGGACTCAGGCATAGCCCTCACCAACCCAGCGGTGGGGGCACGCTACGACCTTCATGCGATGCTGATTGAAGCAGCGCTTGCAGGCCTCGGGGTTGCCCTGGTGCCACGCCTTTACGTGGAGGCAGAGCTGGCGCAAGGTCGGCTGGTGGCGCCATGGCCGCAAGGCGAGGCGGTGTCCAAGACGTTCTGCCTGGTGCTGTCCGAACCGATCGGTTTGACTGCCGGTCCAGTGCAAGCGTTTGCACACTGGCTGCAGGACGAAGCCCGCGCGGCTCGGATGGAGGCTGACTTGCCCGCCACGCCGTGA
- a CDS encoding serine hydrolase domain-containing protein — protein MPSIHRIVPGSLFPGPLSTRLIVASLALMALAPLAAAQSLSPAIESRIARVEHGLSTRVVVKGAPDAKASIAARMAFYDVPSVSIALINDGHIEWARAYGVLNTNEQGAATPASLFQAGSISKPITALGALRLVEQGTLSLDAPANGQLHGWKIPDNHFTRQRPVTLRGLLNHSAGMNVHGFYGYAQGEPVPSLLQVLDGVAPAKSEAVRVEATPGTEWKYSGGGYSVVQLMMMEAAGHSFPELMQALVFTPLDMKDSTFALTLPSAWHPRAATAHDSDGRPLAGGWHVYPQSAAAALWTTPTDLAKVVVDIQQAYSGKPGKVLSSAMTSTMLSRGLGEYGLGLYVEKLGGGTSFSHSGGTDGFRSQLYGYTHTGQGIVLMTNSDNGAALIDEILVSVAAEYGWPEFQITEKVALDSDPATNATFAGHYILAGKPAQIIAEGDRLYLQSELFAKQPMQLFPESKTRFFMTAQDMTVEFQQVGREKPSSFSLGRGNSTYVAVSAE, from the coding sequence ATGCCAAGCATCCACCGCATCGTGCCGGGAAGCCTGTTTCCCGGCCCGCTCAGTACCCGTCTCATCGTTGCATCCCTCGCACTGATGGCCCTGGCGCCATTGGCAGCTGCGCAGTCGCTGTCCCCTGCAATCGAGTCCCGGATTGCTCGGGTGGAACACGGTCTTTCCACGCGCGTAGTCGTCAAGGGCGCTCCCGATGCAAAGGCGTCGATTGCCGCGCGCATGGCCTTCTACGACGTTCCATCGGTCAGCATTGCCCTCATCAACGATGGGCATATCGAATGGGCTCGCGCCTATGGCGTACTCAACACGAATGAGCAAGGCGCTGCCACGCCTGCAAGCCTGTTTCAGGCTGGCTCGATCAGCAAACCGATCACTGCCCTAGGCGCTCTGCGCCTTGTTGAGCAGGGCACGTTGTCGCTTGATGCTCCAGCCAACGGGCAGCTCCATGGTTGGAAGATTCCGGATAACCACTTCACCCGGCAACGCCCTGTCACGCTACGTGGCCTGCTCAACCACAGTGCCGGCATGAACGTCCATGGCTTTTACGGCTACGCACAGGGCGAGCCGGTACCGTCTTTGCTGCAGGTGCTGGATGGTGTGGCGCCAGCGAAATCCGAGGCAGTCCGTGTCGAGGCCACGCCTGGCACCGAGTGGAAGTACTCCGGAGGTGGCTACAGCGTTGTCCAGTTGATGATGATGGAAGCAGCGGGACACTCGTTTCCCGAACTGATGCAGGCCTTGGTCTTCACCCCCCTGGACATGAAGGACAGTACGTTCGCCTTGACGTTGCCGTCGGCGTGGCACCCGCGGGCTGCTACCGCCCACGACAGCGACGGAAGGCCCCTCGCCGGCGGTTGGCACGTTTATCCGCAATCGGCGGCGGCGGCGCTGTGGACCACTCCGACCGATCTGGCCAAGGTAGTGGTCGACATCCAACAGGCTTACTCCGGCAAGCCTGGCAAGGTGCTGTCCAGTGCGATGACCTCCACGATGCTGAGCCGAGGGTTGGGTGAGTATGGCCTGGGGCTATATGTAGAGAAGCTGGGCGGAGGCACCAGCTTTTCGCACTCGGGGGGGACGGACGGGTTCCGCTCGCAGTTGTATGGCTACACCCACACCGGACAAGGCATCGTGCTGATGACCAATAGCGACAACGGCGCAGCTCTGATCGATGAAATTCTTGTCAGCGTGGCAGCCGAATACGGCTGGCCCGAGTTTCAGATTACCGAGAAGGTTGCGTTGGACTCTGACCCCGCGACCAACGCGACGTTTGCGGGCCACTACATCCTGGCGGGCAAACCCGCGCAGATCATCGCCGAAGGAGACCGTCTTTATCTCCAGAGCGAACTGTTCGCCAAGCAGCCGATGCAGCTGTTTCCGGAGTCGAAAACCCGGTTCTTCATGACTGCACAGGATATGACGGTCGAGTTCCAGCAGGTGGGCCGCGAAAAACCGAGCAGCTTTTCGCTTGGACGCGGGAATAGCACGTATGTCGCCGTATCCGCGGAATAA